The sequence TTAAACGGCATCAACACTCTGTTTTTGAGTGACACCTCCAATCACTACAGCGGATCTAATGAGACACGTTGATATCAAACGTGATGACAGCAAGTACTACTTTCTAAGGTTACGTAACACctatgtaaataaaacaaacgaCGGTACAATTGCATAACATCAATATGAGCATAAGCTAGCGACGTTTAACGAATCAATAGATTGAAGTTGTTCTTATCTTATCGCGTGTTATGGCGAATATATTAGGTTTTTATGAGTGACTTTTCCTGATGCCCTATATGTttgtttaacaataaataaattggcaAGAATGACTATTGTTGCACTTTGGGCGTGGCTTGACTCTTTGAAGTAGTGTTGCCACCAAGTATCCTGGGGAGAAAATGGGCAATTCTGGCGTCATACCTGGCCCTCTGTCAAAAAACTATCCTCGTTACCTTTGTTTCTTTCAGACAATAAATCTGCATATTTGAGGGTTTTTAGTGCAGTTCCTCTTTTGAACTATCAAACTGTTGACAGTGACCAATAAGATCGAAATGACATTTCCGATACAAATCGCTGTCATTTGTCACCCAGACCAGTGACATATGATCTCATGACACAACGAATTTGTGTTActtcaatagaaaaaaaggaaCTACCAGCAAACGTCACAAATTTTCTATctattctttatttaaaaagcattGAATATTcgtattaacaaaaaattaccgaaaaccttctgttattttttgtcaattaGGCAACCCTCCTTTTGTCGTTATTAAGTGTAGCTCAAGCTTTGAGCTGTCTAAAATCGCTATTACCTGTCATCACAGTGGGGGCATTCGCAATCGCTATGCCCGACAACGACTGCGGACGCACTCATGGAAAGGCGTaccataaatcaaaaacaacttTGCCAAGAAGATATTATCCACggaaaagttgaaataaaGACAGAGCATTGTTGGTTAACTTCGcgatttctatggaaattatcttccagAAAAAGTTACCAGCACACCCATCTAGTGAATCTAATAGACTGTCTTTTACTGTCCGAGGCTTATAGCAAGTAAGACCCGTAGAAAATCAATCCTAACAGTAAACGCGACCAGTTTAAGTGCAAGCTAATGCGACAAATAAGAACAAGGCAAAAAAGACCTCTGGTGGATGAGGTTGCTCGAAGGTTGTTCCACCGTAATCACGCCGGGTTCACTACCCATGTGAAGCctatttattgttgtttggTCAGTCTCATTCTCCGTGTCGACCACTATAGAAGCACCAACTAGACTAGAAAAACGATCGCTAATGGTATCGGTGACCTCGGTCTCATGAGACcgaaaaagcaataattttgaataagcACTCCTGAACAATGCCTCGTATGACCGGATCGAGGTCTTAGGTCCGATATGACCAGAGCCGTCTCCGTTCATGTTTAGCTTTTGATAGCTCTTATGTAAGTGGTGTTGACCCAGAGAGGGAGGATCTTCATTGTTTGCACCTGTTGAGGATCCCTTTTTATCAGGGAGTTTTCGCATTCTTCGACGTACACCTAGCAACGAGAGATTAGTGCAAAGTAACGCAGCTAACGTGTCTGTATACAGTATCATATTTCTAAcgcttaataataattatcctcGCCGATGACAGAGCCTTAATAATCGATTCGTGGCGCACTGGGTGCTCCCAAGCAATTAAATTCGATATTTCAAaagcgaaaaaaaaacaataattggGGTAATTTGCGCAACGACACgctgttttttcaaatttccgaGTTTCCAGTAGTAAAACGAGCATATTATTACGGTTTTGAAgtacataaaaatatactatGTTGACAACACATTCAGGAAAAATCAGCATTTCCTACACTTCCCGTACTAAATTGAGCAAAAATCTGAAAGACGCAAAAAGGGTCGTAATATTGTCGAACCAATGGAACCATTAGGACGATCAAAGCTACTTTAAATTCGCATTGAAGATCTACTTTTCTGTGGTAAAAAGCCACTGCGGTCCCATTGTTATTCACAAACATACATACGCGCAAAAAACAGACCGGTACAGTGCGAAAAACAGAACCGTACAACGACAAAAACTAATGAACCATAAAACGAACCCAATTGGTTTATATGCCCATGATGGCGATGGTGAATGGGTACCGCTGTGGTACCAcagcaaagaaataataacaatataatattatattatattataatataataagtatTAACCAGAATAAACCttcgaatttattttcaattgttctTTTAAGTCGCATCTAGAgccaaattcaaaaatgacaCTTTTAAGGGTGAATGCGTAAGCATTTACTCATTAAAGATCACTCAAGTGACTAAAGTTATTGGAGTTTCCTCGAAAGGTTCTCAGAGTTCAGATAGTGATGCTCATGTCACATTAGTAAGTTTCTGAAGAACTTTATTTTATCAGCAGGATCGTATGAAAGGTCTTATGGCGAGTCAATAAACCAGGCTTAAAATCGCGAAAAAGGAAAGTATGAGTTTCAGTGATAATGCCGCGATCTTACATAGTTATTCATAGTATTCGATATATGAACATAATAcatgttgaattatttttttttaagctaaATATTTTGCAACAGCTCCAATCGAGACCCAGTAAACCCCCTGCTCAAACAGCCGTGGCTTCTATTAACATGACTAACCCCCTCAAAAAGcactaaaacttttatatctAATCCCAAGCTTCTGAAGCTGGAAGCTGCTCTTTAAATCTACTCTAATGAAGCTGCACAAAGTCTTGCTTAGAGCAATAAGGTTTCACAAAGAACATCCCCGTTCTAGGGCTGATTTTTGCATAAACATATCTCTCTATTGAGTCTTTTTAAGGTGCCTACTTGccttatttttgatatttgctccattttaaattgagaagaaATTGTGGTTACATTTATATTTGAGAAACAGCGCGTTGCTAGACAACCACTGATTCATCACCCATGGGAGGGTTACAGTGTTTACGTCCTTCTCTCTCTTGCACTTATTTAGAGCGCAATGAAACAATAAAAGATTAACAGCATCAGCGCAAGCACGTCTCTTATATTGGTCGGTTTGAGTTGACTTAATGGCGAACGATTTAAATATCGAATGTTGTTAAAACATTCCTACTTTTACattataactttattttatttttggtattttacaATCTCAGATTCAAGTGGAATTTCTACCCATGTCCTTTAATAATGTGAATTGACTAAACCATTTTTTGACTGATTTAGACTGACCAAAATGAGCCcagaataaatttttcttggaaCTACAGTTTCCAGAATTCTCAAAAATGCAACACAAGCAAATgacactaaatttttttattaattaccaaaaacagattattacaATTTATACTGTTGCAAGAACGGATAGGGAAATTCGCCAATTTTCAGAAATGAGGATAAATTTAGggattttttgagaaaatctaCTTACATTGGTGTTTATCTGCAAGTTGAATGAGTTGAGGGGGCAGATCCCTCCGCCTGTAGAAGCACATCACCTTGGCCTCCACATTACCCGAAGGGGTCTTGTTCAGTTCCTCGATCCTGCGGATTTGGTAGGGCGACGTAGATGAAGTCTCAAAATACACGTAAtctggaaatggaaaaaataagcTACATCTGAACTTATGACCCTTTTAACCTTAATAATCCTTTTACCAGAAGTGGATGTTCAGAAGAAGATAATTTAGGCACTAAATACTTGTCTACCCTACAACATTGATTGAAATAGAAGCGAACTATTGCTAAAAAAATAGTAGATACGTTTAtgagtttttagtaaatacCTACTCATGCTGTCTTAAGTTTAAGTATAAAAGTTTATAGTCGGATTTAGTTGAAACCAGAAACGCGCTGGGGAAGGATTGAGTGATCTTTGCCAAAAtcaacagtttttaaagatattcaATCTCTACCTCcccccttaaaaaataattcagggACTTAAACATAGAAATTCATGAAAGAGCTTAGAGAGAAAtcttttcaagaaaattaacatttctaaCACAACagtagtttaaaaaaaaattcgtccACCACTGATGATGTTACTTAAGAACAAAATATCGGGATTGGAGTCAGGGGCGTGCTGAagtcaaattcaatttttcaagaaaattaccattaaggcaaaaatttataagaacatGTAACCTTGCAAAAAAGCTCCCATCATGCCAATGAGTTCTCAGTAAATACTAGTATAGTTTAAACGTAAAAATGCATAGTTAAGTTGAAACTAGGGGCATACCTACTGGTATcaaattgaaagttttttaagaaaattattaacatttactcttatattatttacttaacacACGCATAGTCATatcaaataactaaaaaaataggtGATACGCCATTGAATCTATAATAAATCATAGTTTTGAGTCTTGAACATGTTTGACAAgtgaaacaagtttttttacattcaacTGGGGCCGGAATTTTTGAGAATAGATCTTCATCAAAATGGACtttaaaggaaataatatTCAATGGCCCCTTATGTATAGATAAATCTTtgtattttcacaaattttaatagaagatTCTATCATTCGAAAATTGTTTCGAATTCAGCAAAAAAGAAACtttacaaacaataaaaatttatacagAAAGAGTATGCACTTAGAGAAAAAAGGGcgtaaattttctaaaaaagccATATTATCAGGTTATTAATTCTGAGAAAAGCTATCATAATGGAGATCTAAGAAATCtgcttttattaaatatttttactgagTTGTTTGCATAACGTACTGATCActtttatattcttttaaaatcattttaactTCATTTTAATCCATTATTGCATCTAAGTAGGACCTAGCATTAGTCAACACtgcataattatttttaaaagcttgGGTTTACTTAATGATATGTTTCACATGGGTTTGGTGGGCAATAAaggaatattattattatcattatatataaatttaaaaatccttaattcCCATATAAGATTTTAAAACatgattcattttttgaatagtCAGATTTAATATTAGTTATGTACCTAAATTTATTCagtttaagcaaaaaaatatctataaaaattcaaactcCGACCTGGTTGAAACCAGGGACGAcctaaactagaaaaaatcattttacaaaaattcacattcaaaaatttcaatgtgtGTTTCTGAGTGTCAAATGACTGAGTCACTGAGAATTTGCATGGAAACCaggaaaacttatttgaaaattgccaATGCTgtgcttttatttttaaatttgaaaaactcaaaagACTGAGGGTCAGTATCAATCTAAGTAACAAAGCAAGATCAACAGTAAAGCATTTTGGAAACGTTAATTTGAACTGAATTAATTAGCTGGTTTTTCAACTGATCAGATTGGCTGGTCATTATTAGAGATCAATTCAGTTAACTGAAAATCAACTGAatctgaatttatttaaaaaaaaaacttcacattTGACAACTTATGATCATGtgcatataaatattttcggcccattttttaaattttaacaaaagtgAAGCAGGGTGATAATACAGTTCACCAATTCTCCAGTTGGAGAAAAGTATGatagtttgaattttttcatcttAGTTTTAATATACCTAAAATCATAAGATAtagaggaaaaaaatttacattttctctTCATATACCTTTTGAGGTTGTAATCTACAAACTGTCATAACCATGTGCAATTGCTGGGAACCAGGGGAATTACCATAATACTGTTACATTTTAAACAAGTGATCAACCCTCAAATTAAATCACTAGGACTGCAATCTGCCCCTTGTCATTAAGCAAGATTAGTGTTATTTTTTACTAGTTCTTTCACTCAAAGTGTTCCAGTCCCGCATAGAGTCTAACATCAAACTTTCCCCTTCCTGAAAAGCTCATAAAACCAAACATTACCAAAGCCTCTAGCCAAATGTATAGAAACTTAATCTaagataaataaacattatcaGCAAGctaaaaatatctaagaatTGGTAATTCCTTTTACACTCACATAATGCAGAGGGTCTCAAGCCTGACCAGGCCTTGCTAGTTCATTAGCCTAGACCAAGTCTAATGCTATTTTAATACCAAAAATAAACcctaaataaaatgttaattaaatggGATCAGTAACTTAAACAAAAGGGAAGAAATGACCACAGAAAAAGCATTGGAAAAAAGTGGgaatatgaagtaaataaacaaataaaacaaagccCCCCTCAATCGGTTGCACCTGGGTGTTGAATGGCAGGCAGTTTGCACGAGTATCCATGTTAATTAGGTAATACCTATACCCTTATCTTAATGCAAATAGTCTCTACTTTTATCCTCagtgttaaaaattgcattttcccATCCCCTAAGGGGGCTTAAGTCCCCTCAAGGGGGGCCAAGAGGTGGCTATCATCACcccaaaaattgattaaaataatgagTCGTAGACAAACAGTACGACTATTACCGAAGAAGACTTCTCTTTGGGCAAAGCCGGTTAATTAAAACGCCTCCGCTTACCTCCGACTCGATACATGTTGGCCGTCATTTTGGGGCACTCGCAATTCACACGGTCGGGGGCGCGACTATCCGCCAAAGGGGCGCATTTTCCCAACTTTTACCGGgagtttttcaatgttttgttgGGACACCGCACTCCACCACCAAACTTTCGGCCGCCATTTTCTCGATTGCATTGGCGTCTGCGACCTGCGACAGAAGACAGCGAcgtgaaacaaaaaaatgcgaGCAGCGCCGCCTGGGCGCCTAGTGGACGGTAGCGCAACCACCGGCGATTAAATAGGGTCGGCGTAAGAAGAAAACTGGATGAAAACTTACACATAAAAAACGTCATAATgaggtttttaaattattattattaattaaaatcattatctggtttatcgaaatttatcaaatgatgaatataataactaaaatttctagaacaattaaaaatcaatgttaATTGCTGTACGAGTGTTCCCACTACACCAGTTATATAAAATACGTAATTAAGAATCGCGGGGAGTCATTTTATCTacaattatataattatatataattttcaagtatAAATATGGTTTATATCCCTAAAAATTACTGTTCGTTTACTGCTGTTTTTAGTGCTTTTATTAtacaattatatttattataacgATTTTACTTTCGTTCATAAGTTCTTacccaattttaaaatttaaacctttaataacaaaaatgagTCGATTAGTAAATgagttatttatattttaaacaaatgttttcTCATAGTCAGCATCTCAAAAAAAGATCCAAAAAGCAACATTTAATGTCAGCAATTTTaatagctttaaaattttaatatgtaaaattcttaCTACAACGGTTAGTGTAAACCCTCAAAACAGTGGTTTAACGTGACGTCACAAATTAAAGTTCCTTAGTAATTGTTCCTTATTTGACAGATCAAAGATCTAacctaaaatttttctttccaatttaaaataaaaatcttttttatttaaaattaaatcataataAAACTCTACTTATTCACTTATTATTCACTCTACTAAATACTTACTTTAATTTCTCACCAAAAACACACCCTGCAAAACCCCCATTCTTAGAAAAATAGCCTCAAATGGAAGCCTCCATAGAGCCCCAAAACCCGTCCTCATTAAGGTAAACACCTTATAATTAAACTAAACCCATCCTCATCAATTATAACTAACCCACAGGCCCAATCCTGAAGGACTAGATAACATCTACTTGCAGCCTGCCCAAACCCTTGGAGTGGGCTTGGTAAACCTTTTAGAACCCCCTTTGAAGGACTGCAAAACTCGACTTACAGAACTACAGTAAGAGTATCTTTCCCagatattataataataaattaaattaaatttttaaagggtGAAGCAGCAAGAGCTTGATGAGAGATTTCATCGTGAAAACTTGAACATATCAGAGGTGCAGTATTCACAAGAATTACAAGCTTTGTTCATGAAAATGAAATCCTATCATGGGAAACTTCAAGGGATTAAGAAGGATATGAAAGAGGTGCGGGAGAGGTGTCAAAGGTTGAAGGTATGTTgtgccattaaaaaataagactaaaaaattaatattgtttggTGTTTAGAAGAGAGCCTTAAGGCTGCAAGAGATCAAACAATGGAAGCCCCAAGAAGATGTGATAGTGAGCAAAGCAAGTAATGTTATTTCAGTTAAGTCTCAAAGTTCTGGTAATAATGAGTAACTTAGGGCTGTTTTGGGAAATTGTGGCTGTGATATTTAGACCTTAATAGGTGATGCAAGTAAAGAGGTTATTTGTGgtttaaaagttatatttcgtaaaagaaaaaagctaTTTAACTTATTGGTTAGGGGTAAAATATTAAAGGGATTTTTTTGCTGAGTTAAATATATCCAGTTATTTTTCTTGATACATCTGTGGCTATTAGGTAGCTGCCAGctcatttgaagaattttgtCAGCTATAACTCTGTTGTTAACAGcacaaaatatatcatttttgtttaataatcaaataaatttttaattaattcaagaATTTCATCAGCAATCTACCCCTTGCCTGAATTCATTTCTGTGCTGATATACTATAAAACAGTAGTTGAAACCTAGTTGACTTTAAGGCATCTGAAAACGCAATAACGGActacaaaaaatgttaccATAAATAAATCTGTACAATAAAAACacagataaattatttttacggAAATCTTAATTCTCAAGACCAGCGAAACTAATGGCGTGTCATACATGAAAAACCCCAGTATAGGAATTGTATACAAGCCCAATAGCTTTAGCTCTGCTTCAACAAGCAAGAAAAACAATTCTGGATAGTCAGAAATGGCCAGAAATATGTGCAGTCTTGATTGATaaacttggaaaaatattttctaaaatttcagtttaaaaaatattcacataTGAAATGgcgaagaaaatataaaaaaataccaaacaCTATTTTTAAAGCAGACGATCAGTGATTGTTAATTCTCCATGTAATTTTCTTgccaaaaatcttttttttcttttaattaaaaactatgaTAACAACTGTgtttccactttttttttggtcATACAGTCATACAGACAACAAAAGTCATATTTCCAAGACCAACTTGAGGTGTTTAACTGGATTTGGGAGAGTTTGGGATATTTATCAGAGGATAGGTAAATTGGGTCAACAGTAAAACTGAATTCTTACAATTTATTAGTGAATATCCAGGCACAgagaaattcttttttttgtgaatataACCATTAAAAATACCTTAAGCTTTACTCGGGCTATACCAACTAGCGGTTCAATCTTATACTACATATTTACAATGgtattacaataataattattattaatcggTTTAAATACAGAAATAAGTCGGAAAATTGTTCACGTAAAAAACATCCTAGACGAACAAATAAACAAGGCGATCCCAAGTGATTACGCGGTCCCCATTTTATAACCTAAATTGGGTAATAGAACCTTTATTAATGCACTCTTTGAATACTATCACTCTTCTTATACAGGGcataaaaatgacaaaattgaGCAAATCAagcaaattttgcaataaaatttctcgaCACCTCTCGAGTAATACAATTTtgattcaccctgtatatttgaaaagcTTCCACACCCCCACAAACAATACCACGAAGCCTATTAATACCTTACCCATCAGAGCGATACGAAGTTAAACCTAACCAGTCTTAACGATTCACACAAATGCACAGTTCAAGGTGTCACTACAGTAGCTTAGAGAGGCGAAAAAGCCCCCCTTTTTAgggtgatttttaaaaattgtttgggTTCGTTTCGGGCAGCATTTATGGTTCCAAAATGCTGCTAAAAGAGCCCTTTTCAATAGACAATTCGATACGAATGTGGGAAAATATCTTCCGATAGTCACGCGGCATTTCCTTAATCTTTTTGCTGTTGCAATGAAGTCCGCgttttcttcctttttaaCGACCAATACAAACCTTAAATTAGGTCCTATGTTACAGGTTGTAGAACGCGCATAAATAAAGCTTTGGTACGCTAAAATACTATATGAAACAACACCCCCCTCCCCCGCCCTCTCCCACACCAATCACAACATCCAATAAACTTCTTTCAAACAAAGACAGAGACTTTTgcctgaaataaaccaaaatttccGGTCTTTGTTATATGTGAAATACGTTCTCGCGCACAATCTCTCTTTTTCGgtatgtaaaatattatttattgggGAGATAGTAACGTTGATATTCGAGGTGAATTAATCGACGTTGTCCTGGAAGATGAGCCGGACGTAGCCGGGCGAGCCGGAAAGAGGCGATGCGCAAAACGGACACACAGCTCGGAAACCGTTGGTACCGTGAGGCACGCCCACGTTCGCCCAATATCTACAAACAGGAAAAAGTTtcactaaataattttaacttataGAGAAATATAACACATCCGTGACTCATTTTTTAGATacatagttaaaattttaaaggttttctCTGTCTTAATCAGATTCGAAAATCGACATATCTTGACATATGTATTAAACTCAGTGGTGTAGACATTTGGTAAAGCCATATTTAatcagattaaattaaaaatttgaatattcctGTATTACGCCTTGaggatgaaatttttgtacaaaatctACTCACTTGACAGTTTTCTCGCTGGCCATATGCCCACACGGATTGAACCCGAACGTTGGCAACCCCGAGTCCACATAAAAAGACGGTTCCAAGCCCATGCACAGTTTCACTACCGGACCCAactgaaaaaccaaaagaaataatttggGCATTTTTTAGGGCTTTCCACATATAGGAGCTATGAAACAGCAACAGCACTCTCTGTCAACaaattttccaagaaaattttcgtttttaaataaataagtgacTTTAAATTGCGGAAATTTAAATCGCAAAAGTTTATCCCATATAAAACAATTGCTAATGACAATTGCCTCGTATATTTGTCTTGACAAATagtattaacaaaatattcgTACAAACTGTTATTCGAGGAGTAGAAGGATCGAGTTTCGAGAAGGTccaaatttttcgtttttatgaaaaaaaattatttttctgcacCTATTCTTCACCATAATGTCAGTTTGATTAGACACATTTTAGTTCTATATTAGTGTTAGCCCTCCAATATCTTGTTACAGTTTAGACGGATTTGTTGCTTTCAATGTTTCTTCGCTATTTTATCAgtgttttgatttaaatattggTTTTGGCGTGTCTCGGTGTTAGTTTTTTCGCAACAACTGCAAAATAAAGAAGCAacgaaaatgtgaaataagaagaaaatattgagGTAAAGTGAGAACagaaaaatgtatcaaaaaataatttcaaactgtagaaaaatgacgaaaataaCCTAAGTCAAACTATCAAAAAAATCCAATCAAAACATCGATAAAACGGTGGAGGTACAAAGAAAATATCCTTTTATCCGCGTGcggaaaaaagcattttcacAGCTCTGATGTGAAAATGGCAGTCACTTTATCAACTAACGTGACCACTTCATGATCGGAATCATTCTAGGCACATACCTCAAGGCAAATAGGACACTTTCGTTCACCGGAATCCTCTTGGCCCCAGTCGTGCAAACCCTGCACGTGGCCGCAGTTTAGGTAAACGTAGGGCTGCTGCTGATTGTCGTTGGACGACATGCGGCGCGGTATTACCAGCGTGTTCAATCCGACCGGGCATTGCGGCCTGCCCGCGTTTATCTCGTCTATCACCTTTTCCAGGTCGTGTTTGCTCTGAAAAAACACATATCAACTTACACCATTtcaatggaaatattttttacactcACTGGTGTTTTTTCCAGGCCTTCGGCAGATCGCCACAGCAACGTTGCTCCGCACAAATCGATTAAAGAACCGTCTTGGAGGATGTTGTTTTCATCATCTATCTATAGAGGCAAATGAATTGGagcctttttttggtgaatagaCGGAGAAAGGGGGTAACTTACCACTTGGCCTCTCTGCTGGGCAGATCTGGACTCCCTCCGGGTAAAAACGCCCCCGCCAACCGAAGTTTCCATCCACCGGCCACATTTTGCTTCGCCCCCGCAGAATATTCCTCGGGGGTGCATTATGAGTACCCCATTCGTTGTCTGGCCGTCAATATCTCGGCCGTTTTCCTGCCATTTGCAAGCTTTTTCCTTAAGAACgaaaaaaaacttgcaaaaaaaAGCGTTTACAATTTTCTAGAgtctattaaaaataaacagtggGAATCTCAGAACCTAAAAGCCACTAAAGATTGcaaccaataattttttatggtcTGAGAATTTCCTGGTTTCCTACATCACACATTCTTCCTCGTGGTTCAATTATTTCTCATAAACTTCTCTTTacaggaatatttaaaaattactaatttttaatattatttttaattattacgaTTTTCAATATACTAATGACACTGGCAACATCTCTGCCATATTTCTCTGACTTAACTGAAAAGCTTCACTCGAGCCAGGACAGGTACAAATTACACAACTACAgttttttgtacaattttaaaatactgtCTGAACAGATTTTATtggttttgtgtttttttgtttaaactttGAAACGACAGTTTAAGGCATTAAAAAGagagaaattaattagttCCCGAAAGAAAGGTTTTTCGGTACTAGAAGATCGCTTTTAACCTTTTTTATCCGCTATAAAACAACCGAAATTACACGGTGTATTCTCCTTTTAGTGGCCCTTATTA comes from Euwallacea similis isolate ESF13 chromosome 9, ESF131.1, whole genome shotgun sequence and encodes:
- the Pldn gene encoding biogenesis of lysosome-related organelles complex 1 subunit 6, with amino-acid sequence MEASIEPQNPSSLRPNPEGLDNIYLQPAQTLGVGLVNLLEPPLKDCKTRLTELQVKQQELDERFHRENLNISEVQYSQELQALFMKMKSYHGKLQGIKKDMKEVRERCQRLKKRALRLQEIKQWKPQEDVIVSKASNVISVKSQSSGNNE
- the Pli gene encoding protein pellino produces the protein MVKRSDGTEAPIIEETQHDDKPRQPVTYGELVILGYNGSLHQGDRGRKRSKFVLLKRPVATGVKRSRHYMVKTPHSSQAILDTTQHSISYTLSRNHAVIVEYTNDEETDMFQIGRSSESPIDFVVMDTIPGDKSGDLKVSQSTISRFACRILCERNNPKVARIYAAGFDSSRNIFLGEKACKWQENGRDIDGQTTNGVLIMHPRGIFCGGEAKCGRWMETSVGGGVFTRRESRSAQQRGQVIDDENNILQDGSLIDLCGATLLWRSAEGLEKTPSKHDLEKVIDEINAGRPQCPVGLNTLVIPRRMSSNDNQQQPYVYLNCGHVQGLHDWGQEDSGERKCPICLELGPVVKLCMGLEPSFYVDSGLPTFGFNPCGHMASEKTVKYWANVGVPHGTNGFRAVCPFCASPLSGSPGYVRLIFQDNVD